The proteins below come from a single Anguilla rostrata isolate EN2019 chromosome 3, ASM1855537v3, whole genome shotgun sequence genomic window:
- the neurog1 gene encoding neurogenin-1, protein MCSTMETLYSDLDSSSCDLSYSQTDDEDSRSSIQAGSPLSSFGQPSSPISSNQEPSSPEQQQKKRRRGRVRSEATVHVVKKNRRMKANDRERNRMHNLNDALDTLRSVLPAFPDDTKLTKIETLRFAHNYIWALSETIRIADQRQNKSQDASLLLPGLVCVADSPSPGSDACSWMSSASSSSSSPSYCTSNPSSPAVSEDYGFLQTDSLYSFHNFVPGIY, encoded by the coding sequence ATGTGCAGTACTATGGAGACCCTCTACTCTGACTTGGACAGCTCAAGCTGTGACTTGTCCTACTCACAAACGGACGACGAAGACTCTCGCAGCAGCATACAGGCGGGTTCCCCGTTATCCTCTTTTGGCCAGCCGTCATCTCCCATCAGCAGCAACCAGGAACCCTCTAGCCCcgagcagcagcagaaaaagAGACGCAGGGGGCGCGTGAGGAGTGAGGCCACCGTGCATGTGGTCAAGAAGAACAGACGCATGAAGGCCAACGATCGCGAAAGGAACAGGATGCACAACCTCAATGATGCTCTGGACACTCTTAGGAGCGTCCTCCCGGCGTTTCCGGACGACACGAAACTTACAAAGATCGAGACTCTGCGCTTCGCCCACAACTACATCTGGGCGCTTTCAGAGACAATCCGAATTGCAGACCAGCGCCAGAACAAGTCCCAAGACGCTTCACTCCTGCTCCCAGGGCTAGTTTGTGTGGCTGATTCCCCGAGCCCGGGCAGCGACGCGTGCTCTTGGATGTCAagcgcctcttcctcctcctcatccccctCGTACTGTACCTCAAATCCCAGCAGCCCGGCAGTTTCGGAAGACTATGGATTTTTGCAGACTGACAGTCTGTACAGCTTTCACAACTTTGTTCCAGGCATCTATTAA